A genomic segment from Sciurus carolinensis chromosome 1, mSciCar1.2, whole genome shotgun sequence encodes:
- the Rnpc3 gene encoding RNA-binding region-containing protein 3, translated as MAAPEQPLPMPRGCPSSTSLSPPRGDRTLLVRHLPAELTAEEKEDLLKYFGAQSVRVLSDKGRLKHTAFATFSNEKAAIKALTRLHQLKLLGHTLVVEFAKEQDRIHSPCSTSSTEKKKRSDDTVEDDKEKKEFGCLTIENGIAPNHGLTFPLNSCLKYMYPPPSSTILANIVNALASVPKFYVQVLHLMNKMNLPTPFGPITARPPMYEDYMPLHAPLPPTSPRPPEDPPLPDEDEELSSKESEYESSDDEDRQRMTKLMELANFQPKRPKMVKQRHVRKKRKIKDMLNTPSSASHSNVHPVLLPSDVFEQPQPVGNKRIEFHISTDLPAALKKDSEKEQNCEEKNSDLPATEVDASSVGFGKIFPKPNLNITEETKEDSDEMPSECISRRELEKGRISKEEMETLSVFRSYEPGEPNCRIYVKNLAKHVQEKDLKFIFGRYVDFSSETQRIMFDIRLMKEGRMKGQAFIGLPNEKAAAKALKEANGYVLFGKPMVVQFARSARPKQDTKEGKRKC; from the exons ATGGCGGCCCCCGAGCAGCCACTGCCGATGCCGAGAGGATGCCCAAGCTCCACTTCGCTCTCCCCACCCCGGGGCGACAGGACCCTTCTAGTGAGGCACCTGCCGGCCGAGCTGACCGCCGAGGAAAAAGAGGACTTGCTGAAATACTTCGGGGCGCAGTCGGTGCGCGTTCTGTCCGATAAGGGGCGACTG AAACATACAGCTTTTGCTACTTTCTCTAATGAAAAAGCAGCTATAAAg GCATTGACAAGACTTCACCAGCTGAAACTTTTAGGTCATACTTTAGTAGTTGAATTTGCAAAAGAGCAAGATCGCATTCATTCTCCATGTTCCACttcaagcactgaaaaaaagaagag GTCTGATGACACTGTGGAagatgataaagaaaagaaagaatttggttGTTTAACAATAGAAAATGGAATTGCTCCAAACCACGG GTTGACTTTTCCTCTGAATTCATGCCTCAAGTATATGTACCCACCACCTTCAAGCACAATCCTAGCAAACATAGTAAATGCTTTAGCAAGTGTGCCTAAATTCTACGTACAG GTACTTCAtcttatgaataaaatgaatctGCCCACACCTTTTGGACCAATTACTGCACGACCTCCCATG TACGAAGACTATATGCCTTTGCATGCCCCTCTTCCACCTACATCTCCTCGGCCACCTGAGGACCCTCCTTTGCCAGATGAGGATGAGGAGTTATCTAGTAAAGAATCAGAATATGAAAGCAGTGATGATGAGGACCGACAGAG AATGACCAAACTAATGGAACTAGCAAATTTTCAGCCCAAAAGACCAAAAATGGTAAAGCAGCGCCATGTGAGAAAAAAGCGAAAAATAAAGGATATGTTGAATACACCTTCATCTGCTTCACACAG CAATGTACATCCTGTGCTGTTACCTTCGGATGTATTTGAACAACCACAACCTGTAGGTAATAAAAGAATTGAATTCCACATATCTACAGACTTGCCAGCTGCATTGAAGAAAGATTCAGAGAAGGAACAAAATTGTGAGGAAAAAAATTCTG ATTTACCTGCTACTGAAGTTGATGCATCCAGTGTAGGATTTGGGAAAATCTTCCCCAAACCTAATCTgaacatcacagaagaaactaaagaagacTCTGATGAAATGCCTTCAGAATGTATTTCTAGAAGGGAGTTGGAAAAGGGCAGAATTTCCAAAGAAG aaatggaaacacTTTCGGTTTTCAGAAGTTATGAACCTGGTGAACCAAACTGTAGAATATATGTAAAGAATTTAGCTAAACATGTTCAAGAAAAG gaccttaaatttatttttggacGATATGTTGACTTTTCATCAGAGACGCAACGAATCAT GTTTGATATACGCTTGATGAAAGAAGGTCGCATGAAAGGACAAGCTTTCATTGGACTTCCAAATGAAAAAGCAGCAGCAAAAGCCTTAAAGGAAGCAAATGGATATGTTCTTTTTGGAAAACCCATGGTGGTT cagTTTGCTCGATCTGCTAGACCTAAACAAGACActaaagaagggaaaagaaagtgttaa